The Nocardioides pantholopis genome window below encodes:
- a CDS encoding SDR family NAD(P)-dependent oxidoreductase, with amino-acid sequence METRRLDGATIVVTGATSGIGFFVAEGLAHLGANVVIAGRSATRGSTALSQLPRGGAHRFLRIDLSDIDSVRQVGRHLGTLDRLDGLIMNAGVIAAPRTYQEGPFGVESTVAVNVLAHLELLRLTLPALAASPHARVVSVGSMLTRRLPFDPDNWLAQQSYRPRVAYAMSRHAAEILGFELDRRLRASRSTVESIVTHPGGAIDALTPDRAGIHRRPLIVRAAARGLGPAFRFWVQGKEAAAEPAVTALSARSLPAMAYIGPRHVAAGRPVLTDPVDSSRDPALGAWLWERAEALLHAPLLEPGWVVPHVHAAPDLPGHGAIGTPTTRWALTECCAGSMS; translated from the coding sequence ATGGAAACGCGACGTCTTGATGGCGCGACGATCGTCGTGACCGGTGCCACTTCCGGCATCGGGTTCTTCGTCGCGGAGGGACTCGCCCACCTGGGCGCGAACGTCGTGATAGCCGGCCGGTCCGCGACCCGCGGAAGTACGGCGCTATCGCAGCTGCCACGCGGTGGAGCCCATCGGTTCCTCAGGATCGACCTCTCCGACATCGACTCGGTCCGCCAGGTCGGGCGCCACCTCGGCACGCTCGACCGCCTGGACGGCCTGATCATGAACGCCGGCGTGATCGCTGCCCCCCGCACCTACCAGGAAGGCCCGTTCGGCGTCGAGTCCACCGTCGCCGTCAACGTCCTGGCGCACCTGGAGCTCTTACGGCTCACGCTCCCGGCCCTCGCCGCCTCGCCACATGCCCGCGTCGTGAGCGTCGGCAGCATGCTCACCCGTCGCCTCCCGTTCGACCCCGACAACTGGCTTGCTCAACAGTCCTACCGTCCTCGCGTCGCGTACGCGATGTCTCGCCATGCTGCCGAGATCCTCGGCTTCGAGCTCGACCGACGGTTGCGGGCCTCGCGCTCCACCGTCGAATCCATCGTCACTCACCCAGGTGGGGCAATCGACGCGCTCACGCCCGACCGCGCCGGCATCCACCGGCGCCCCTTGATCGTTCGGGCGGCCGCCCGGGGACTGGGACCGGCCTTCCGTTTCTGGGTCCAAGGCAAGGAGGCCGCCGCGGAGCCAGCCGTGACCGCCCTGTCAGCGAGATCGCTGCCCGCCATGGCCTATATCGGGCCTCGCCATGTGGCCGCAGGGCGACCCGTCCTCACCGACCCGGTCGACTCCAGTCGTGACCCGGCACTAGGGGCCTGGCTCTGGGAGCGGGCCGAAGCACTGCTGCACGCGCCCCTCCTCGAGCCTGGGTGGGTCGTGCCGCACGTGCACGCTGCACCCGACCTCCCCGGCCACGGTGCAATCGGGACCCCCACCACCCGGTGGGCCCTGACCGAGTGCTGCGCTGGCTCGATGAGCTGA
- a CDS encoding LysE family translocator, which translates to MIDFNVLPAFFAAAVAICLAPGPDQAFIVAAAGTGGRRAGIFASAGMAVGIAVHTTLAALGLAAVLGASPTALQVVRVVGAGYLAYLAWATFRSLRSGTGSDGNGPPSVEQFSAFRRGLLVNLTNPKIILFFASFLPQFVGSADAYAPQFLMLGAVFLIVGFVIDAGIGIAAGQLRESSSSNGRARAGLTLLAGTTYSVLAALLVAQSI; encoded by the coding sequence ATGATCGACTTCAATGTCCTGCCGGCGTTCTTCGCGGCGGCTGTCGCGATCTGCCTGGCGCCCGGTCCAGATCAGGCCTTCATCGTTGCCGCAGCCGGTACCGGGGGGCGCCGAGCTGGAATCTTCGCCTCCGCCGGGATGGCCGTCGGTATCGCAGTCCATACGACCTTGGCTGCCCTGGGTCTCGCAGCCGTCCTGGGTGCGAGCCCGACAGCCCTCCAGGTGGTCCGCGTCGTGGGAGCCGGATACCTGGCGTACCTGGCGTGGGCGACCTTCCGATCGCTGAGGTCGGGCACTGGGTCGGACGGGAACGGTCCGCCATCGGTCGAGCAATTCTCAGCATTCCGGCGCGGCCTGCTGGTCAATCTGACGAATCCGAAGATCATCTTGTTCTTCGCGTCGTTCCTGCCGCAGTTCGTCGGGTCTGCTGATGCGTACGCGCCGCAGTTCCTGATGCTCGGCGCGGTTTTCCTGATCGTGGGATTCGTGATCGACGCCGGGATCGGGATAGCCGCGGGACAACTCCGAGAGTCCTCGTCCTCGAACGGGCGCGCCCGTGCCGGGCTGACGCTGCTCGCGGGCACGACCTACTCGGTGCTCGCCGCGTTGCTCGTCGCCCAGTCGATCTGA
- a CDS encoding SigE family RNA polymerase sigma factor, with protein sequence MQRTDRADFEQFARARSHELLRAGWLLTGDRHSGEDLAQETLARVFSRWSRVKAADNPTAYARTILTRIYLDSVRRRSSTEVSVADPPHGQVATPDSDLRQVLVAALRELTPLDRAVVVHRYLLDADVATVARELSLTENAVRARASRSLARIRAHLGADFIDLHENSR encoded by the coding sequence GTGCAGCGCACCGATCGGGCCGACTTCGAGCAGTTCGCGCGGGCTCGCTCCCACGAGCTGTTACGAGCTGGGTGGCTGCTCACCGGGGACCGACACAGCGGTGAGGATCTGGCCCAGGAGACGCTGGCCCGGGTCTTCTCGCGGTGGTCGCGGGTCAAGGCGGCCGACAACCCCACTGCTTACGCTCGCACGATCCTGACCCGGATCTATCTGGACTCGGTACGGCGCCGCAGCTCGACCGAGGTTTCGGTCGCCGACCCGCCGCACGGCCAGGTGGCCACGCCCGACAGTGACCTGCGGCAGGTGCTGGTGGCCGCGCTGCGCGAGCTGACGCCGCTGGATCGTGCGGTGGTGGTGCACCGGTACCTGCTCGACGCCGATGTGGCCACTGTGGCTCGCGAGCTCTCGCTCACCGAGAACGCGGTCCGTGCCAGGGCCTCACGCTCTCTCGCCCGGATCCGAGCGCACCTCGGAGCCGATTTCATTGATCTACACGAGAACAGCCGGTGA
- a CDS encoding TetR/AcrR family transcriptional regulator: protein MSRDVPTYHQRVAQEKRALIVTAATALFLELGYDRTSLARIAERSGVSRATLFKQFPSKAALFDAIVTESWSTADEEDPPPAGNVVDGLSALGRRYADLLSRPQMTDLFRIVIAELPRFPELAHAQFSQGKLPYFESVRSYLLAEHDAGTVRVDDVDLAATQFLGMISNYVFWPTLLVPGWEVSAERVAQVVDEAVRTIAARYATTGPGSSAKD, encoded by the coding sequence ATGAGCAGGGACGTACCGACGTACCACCAGCGCGTCGCCCAGGAGAAGCGCGCGCTGATCGTGACGGCCGCGACCGCACTGTTCCTCGAGCTGGGCTACGACCGGACGTCGCTGGCGCGGATCGCAGAGCGCTCGGGTGTCTCGCGGGCCACCTTGTTCAAGCAGTTTCCGAGCAAGGCTGCCCTGTTCGACGCCATCGTCACCGAGTCCTGGTCAACCGCTGACGAGGAGGACCCTCCGCCGGCAGGCAACGTCGTCGACGGGCTCAGCGCGCTCGGTCGCCGGTACGCCGACCTGTTGAGCCGGCCCCAGATGACCGACCTGTTCCGGATCGTCATCGCCGAGCTGCCGCGGTTCCCGGAGCTGGCCCATGCGCAGTTCTCGCAGGGGAAGTTGCCCTACTTCGAGTCCGTACGCAGCTACCTGCTCGCCGAGCACGACGCCGGAACGGTGCGGGTCGACGATGTCGACCTCGCAGCCACCCAGTTCCTGGGCATGATCTCCAACTACGTGTTCTGGCCGACACTCCTCGTGCCGGGCTGGGAGGTGAGCGCCGAGCGCGTCGCCCAGGTGGTCGACGAGGCCGTCCGCACCATCGCTGCCCGGTACGCCACGACGGGACCAGGGTCGTCGGCCAAGGACTGA
- a CDS encoding DUF2776 family protein, giving the protein MSVIFRAIPLAMMGVCVGFGVYVWNAGDAPGNFVAGRVVTFLGAICLCLFCTAATIIRQLIGRFNAVDRVLYPALGYLAAVGTAAYGVYLFAGASGSGQNPEYVAGHVVFGLGLICGCVSTVATASTKFSLIPANSAKPAGDRTPPPGAFSRGAVVALAVLPVLLAAVAWTFGIGNLLLTTSPSRFTVGHVVSGLAMICTSLIGLVWSILRQVQNSYGPRDRVRWPWLVIVMGTASMSWGVVLLILDSEPYYRTPGFVMIGLGLVCFSILSKVGLLALVWRRTFGLANRVPLIPIVTALSCLFLAAFVFQAAFSDTNVFIAAHVLVGLGAICFTLYSIVSILESGTSSSE; this is encoded by the coding sequence GTGAGCGTCATCTTCCGGGCCATCCCGCTGGCGATGATGGGGGTGTGCGTCGGGTTCGGCGTCTACGTGTGGAACGCCGGCGATGCGCCAGGCAACTTCGTCGCCGGGCGGGTCGTCACGTTCCTCGGCGCGATCTGCCTGTGCCTGTTCTGCACCGCTGCCACGATCATCCGCCAGCTGATCGGCCGCTTCAACGCCGTCGACCGGGTCCTCTACCCCGCGCTCGGGTACCTAGCGGCGGTCGGCACCGCGGCGTACGGGGTCTACCTCTTCGCCGGCGCCTCCGGCAGCGGCCAGAACCCCGAGTACGTCGCCGGCCACGTGGTCTTCGGGCTCGGCCTGATCTGCGGCTGCGTGTCCACCGTCGCCACCGCATCCACGAAGTTCTCGCTCATCCCCGCCAACTCCGCGAAGCCGGCCGGCGACCGGACGCCGCCACCCGGGGCGTTCTCCAGGGGTGCGGTCGTCGCGCTGGCGGTGCTTCCGGTGCTGCTCGCGGCGGTCGCCTGGACCTTCGGGATCGGCAACCTGCTGCTCACCACCTCGCCGAGCAGGTTCACCGTCGGCCACGTGGTCAGCGGCCTCGCGATGATCTGCACGAGCCTGATCGGGCTGGTGTGGAGCATCCTGCGCCAGGTCCAGAACTCCTACGGTCCGCGGGACCGCGTCCGGTGGCCCTGGCTCGTGATCGTGATGGGCACTGCGAGCATGTCCTGGGGGGTGGTGCTGCTGATCCTGGACAGCGAGCCGTACTACCGGACCCCAGGGTTCGTGATGATCGGCCTCGGGCTGGTCTGCTTCAGCATCCTCAGCAAGGTCGGGCTCCTCGCGCTGGTGTGGCGGCGTACCTTCGGCCTCGCCAACCGGGTCCCGCTGATCCCGATCGTGACCGCCCTCAGCTGCTTGTTCCTGGCGGCGTTCGTCTTCCAGGCGGCGTTCAGCGACACCAACGTCTTCATCGCCGCGCACGTCCTCGTGGGGCTGGGCGCGATCTGCTTCACGCTGTACTCGATCGTCTCCATCCTGGAGAGCGGTACGTCCTCCTCGGAGTAG
- a CDS encoding VOC family protein has product MPMELVSLLVDDYDAAISFFTSTLGFVLSEDTPSVTTDGRPKRWVVVRPADGGSGLVLARADGDEQTAAIGRQFAGRVGLFLRVDDFEGTLDRLLAASCELVRPARNEAYGRVCVFRDPWGNLWDLLGAAPTSATA; this is encoded by the coding sequence ATGCCGATGGAACTGGTTTCGCTGCTCGTCGACGACTACGACGCAGCGATCAGCTTCTTCACGAGCACCCTGGGCTTCGTCTTGTCGGAGGACACCCCATCCGTGACCACAGACGGACGTCCGAAGCGGTGGGTCGTCGTGCGGCCCGCAGACGGGGGCTCCGGACTGGTGCTCGCTCGCGCGGACGGTGATGAGCAGACTGCGGCGATCGGCCGCCAGTTCGCCGGGCGGGTCGGGCTGTTCCTTCGCGTCGACGACTTCGAGGGCACCCTCGATCGCCTGTTGGCCGCGTCCTGTGAGCTGGTGCGTCCAGCCCGAAACGAGGCTTACGGGCGGGTCTGTGTCTTCCGGGACCCGTGGGGCAACCTCTGGGACCTCCTCGGCGCGGCCCCGACGAGCGCCACCGCTTGA
- a CDS encoding SDR family NAD(P)-dependent oxidoreductase codes for MNRFENQTVLVTGGTGGQGSSHVRAFHAEGANVVIGDIDTERGAALADELGSRARFTRLDVTDESSWSAAVLAAESAFGALNALVNNAGVQNPPAPIENTDQATWSRILDINLTGTFLGIKVAAPALRRAGEGAIVNIASTMGLGGTAHYAPYVASKWAVRGLTRTAALELGRDHIRVNTIHPGVIATPFIHEPAAGATAAIADFYSPEPFAIPRARGADRRHPTSPVPHVTRRLVHHGVGVHHRRWPPPRARPSGRDRMSTPDPTGSNDSARDASLSHLPDDIRRAIEITPAAGTRERIIDITTLGRRTGRSRRLEIFFYRAAGNTYLCSGAGGAATDWHANLLANPDFTFHLKNGIRADLPARATPVTDPAERQAVLAEIVADLNQPHDPGTIRPTRLEDWAESRLMRISFRHRP; via the coding sequence ATGAACCGCTTCGAGAACCAGACAGTGCTCGTGACCGGTGGGACCGGTGGCCAGGGATCGAGCCATGTGCGCGCCTTTCACGCGGAGGGAGCGAACGTGGTGATCGGCGACATCGACACCGAGCGCGGCGCCGCTCTCGCCGACGAGCTCGGGTCCCGTGCCCGCTTCACCCGCCTCGACGTCACCGACGAGAGCTCGTGGTCCGCCGCTGTGCTGGCCGCCGAGAGCGCCTTCGGCGCCCTGAACGCGCTCGTCAACAACGCGGGCGTCCAGAACCCGCCGGCGCCGATCGAGAACACCGACCAGGCCACGTGGTCGCGCATCCTCGACATCAACCTCACCGGGACCTTCCTCGGCATCAAGGTCGCCGCCCCCGCTCTGCGCCGCGCAGGAGAGGGAGCCATCGTCAACATCGCCTCGACCATGGGCCTGGGCGGCACGGCGCACTACGCGCCGTACGTCGCCAGCAAGTGGGCCGTGCGTGGCCTCACCCGAACGGCAGCGCTCGAGCTCGGCCGTGACCACATCCGCGTGAACACCATCCACCCCGGAGTGATCGCGACCCCCTTCATCCACGAACCAGCAGCCGGAGCCACCGCGGCCATCGCCGACTTCTACTCCCCCGAGCCGTTCGCCATCCCCCGGGCTCGGGGAGCCGACCGACGTCACCCGACTTCTCCTGTTCCTCACGTCACCCGACGCCTCGTTCATCACGGGGTCGGAGTACATCATCGACGGTGGCCTCCTCCTCGGGCCCGCCCTTCAGGCCGAGACCGCATGAGCACCCCAGACCCGACCGGATCGAACGACTCGGCACGGGACGCGTCCTTGTCGCACCTGCCCGATGACATCCGGCGAGCCATCGAGATCACCCCCGCCGCAGGCACCAGGGAACGGATCATCGACATCACGACGCTGGGGCGCCGCACCGGCCGGTCACGCCGCCTCGAGATCTTCTTCTACCGCGCTGCGGGCAACACCTACCTGTGCAGCGGCGCCGGCGGCGCCGCTACCGACTGGCATGCGAACCTGCTCGCCAATCCCGACTTCACCTTCCACCTCAAGAACGGGATCCGTGCAGATCTGCCGGCACGGGCCACGCCGGTCACCGACCCAGCCGAACGGCAGGCCGTGCTGGCGGAGATCGTCGCGGATCTCAATCAGCCCCACGACCCCGGCACCATCCGTCCGACCCGGCTCGAGGACTGGGCCGAGAGCCGGCTGATGCGCATCAGCTTCCGCCACCGGCCGTGA
- the bsh gene encoding choloylglycine hydrolase, giving the protein MCTSIRFSDASNNLFLARNLDWTIGYGERVVLTPTAYDTNSPFGAVPRIQYAVIGMGIVEEDTPLYFDCGNDAGLAVAGLNFPGYASYAQEPVEGATNVAAFEFPLWVASQFASVDEVQAALGDVVIVDKPINEKYPSSLLHWIIGDSTRAIVVESTSEGLQVFDDDVDVLANQPGFGWHRENLRNYLNVTPDFPEETVLGRAHLGPFGSGAHMRGIPGDYYSPSRFVRAAYVNAHYPGKASEEENVSRAFHTLQQVAMVDGSAAMGSGEFERTIYTGLYSARTRTYYWNTYDDPAIQRVAMADHATDGSKLVVV; this is encoded by the coding sequence ATGTGCACGAGCATCAGGTTCTCCGACGCAAGCAACAACCTCTTTCTCGCCCGCAACCTCGACTGGACGATCGGGTACGGCGAGCGGGTGGTGCTGACACCCACCGCGTACGACACGAACTCACCGTTCGGCGCAGTGCCGCGCATCCAGTACGCCGTCATCGGCATGGGGATCGTGGAGGAGGACACGCCGCTGTACTTCGACTGCGGCAACGACGCGGGCCTGGCCGTGGCGGGCCTCAACTTCCCGGGCTACGCAAGCTACGCGCAGGAGCCGGTCGAAGGCGCGACGAACGTCGCCGCCTTCGAGTTCCCGCTCTGGGTGGCCTCCCAGTTCGCCAGCGTCGACGAGGTCCAGGCCGCCCTCGGTGACGTCGTCATCGTCGACAAGCCCATCAACGAGAAGTACCCGAGCTCCTTGCTGCACTGGATCATCGGCGACTCGACGCGCGCCATCGTGGTGGAGTCCACGAGCGAGGGCCTCCAGGTCTTCGACGACGACGTCGACGTCCTTGCCAACCAGCCGGGCTTCGGGTGGCACCGTGAGAACCTGCGCAACTACCTCAACGTGACGCCCGACTTTCCCGAGGAGACCGTGCTCGGGCGGGCGCACCTGGGCCCGTTCGGCTCGGGGGCGCACATGCGAGGGATCCCCGGTGACTACTACTCGCCGTCCCGGTTCGTGCGCGCGGCGTACGTCAACGCGCACTACCCGGGCAAGGCGAGCGAGGAGGAGAACGTCAGCAGGGCCTTCCACACGCTCCAGCAGGTCGCGATGGTGGACGGCAGCGCAGCCATGGGCTCCGGCGAGTTCGAGAGGACCATCTACACCGGGCTCTACTCGGCGCGGACCAGGACGTACTACTGGAACACCTACGACGACCCCGCGATCCAGCGGGTCGCGATGGCCGACCACGCGACAGACGGGAGCAAGCTCGTCGTCGTCTGA
- a CDS encoding MarR family winged helix-turn-helix transcriptional regulator, protein MTPEEDVLAAALLSLYDLTSRTTEAVSPTLDEHGLTLNTAYTLWAVDPDEPPPSMGVLAERTRCSPPNLTFLCDQLEARGLILRAVPASDRRQRVVKLTDAGRAARSAVVDVMLSGSPLRTLSRADLMELHRLLQSASDPEVPSSRRP, encoded by the coding sequence ATGACGCCCGAGGAAGACGTGTTGGCGGCCGCCCTCCTGTCCCTCTACGACCTGACCTCGCGGACCACCGAGGCGGTGTCCCCGACGCTGGACGAGCACGGCCTGACGCTCAACACCGCTTACACGTTGTGGGCCGTCGACCCGGACGAGCCACCGCCGTCCATGGGCGTCCTTGCGGAACGTACTCGATGCTCACCACCGAACCTGACCTTCCTCTGCGACCAGCTGGAAGCTCGTGGACTCATCCTCCGAGCCGTGCCCGCCTCAGATCGGCGTCAACGAGTCGTCAAGCTCACCGATGCGGGACGCGCTGCCCGGAGCGCAGTCGTCGACGTCATGCTGAGCGGCTCACCGCTGCGCACCCTGAGTCGAGCGGATCTCATGGAGCTTCATCGCCTCCTGCAGTCGGCGTCGGATCCTGAGGTTCCCTCGTCCCGGAGGCCATGA
- a CDS encoding helix-turn-helix domain-containing protein, protein MVGSDSFISGSGPAPDPRPLGDPAEAPNAQLQLGARIRRLRKERGLSQRVLAGDDLSPSYVSLLESGQRNPTDDVLRILADRLQTTPAELTGNSELATPASVETQLELRWARIALYNGDATDALAPLRRLLDNEELGPVERSEAQLLLATAHELNGQLFEAVDLLEQVGPRLTEDAERWTAAQTQLCRCYKEIGDLDRAIDVGEAVNRRLGDQELTDSAAVLATTLGGAYYERGDLARAAHVLSRVLQQTERLGSHRARGGALWNSSLVAAAENRLNEALMLAERALAILGESDNTRNLARLKVAYAWLQLETGGDDVEATRRLLLHAQIDLQVEGSAVDLAACLTELARCDLLIGDFEAARRTATSAIDLLRHAPTIEGARAHAILGQGLILSGDVGHGAAAMRAAAFQLQDMAARREAARVWRDLAELAAHAGETTLATEAMEAAAAALGIVPRSVRALLRRHDASNEEQEADSSRH, encoded by the coding sequence ATGGTGGGTAGCGACTCGTTCATCAGCGGCTCCGGTCCCGCGCCGGATCCCCGGCCCCTCGGCGACCCGGCGGAAGCGCCGAACGCCCAGCTCCAGCTCGGCGCACGCATCCGCAGGCTCCGCAAGGAGCGCGGCCTATCCCAGCGCGTGCTGGCCGGTGACGACCTCTCCCCCAGCTACGTCTCCCTGCTCGAGTCAGGTCAGCGCAACCCCACCGACGACGTGCTGCGGATCCTCGCCGACAGGCTCCAGACGACTCCGGCCGAACTGACCGGCAACTCTGAGCTGGCCACCCCGGCCTCTGTGGAGACCCAGCTGGAACTGCGTTGGGCCCGCATCGCCCTCTACAACGGCGATGCCACCGACGCACTCGCCCCCTTGCGCCGACTCCTGGACAACGAGGAGCTCGGTCCGGTCGAGCGCAGCGAAGCGCAGCTACTCCTGGCGACCGCGCATGAGCTCAACGGACAGCTCTTCGAGGCGGTCGACCTCCTGGAGCAGGTGGGCCCCCGACTCACCGAGGACGCCGAGCGTTGGACCGCGGCCCAGACCCAGCTGTGCCGTTGCTACAAGGAGATCGGAGACCTCGACCGTGCCATCGACGTCGGCGAGGCCGTCAACCGCCGGCTCGGCGACCAGGAGCTGACGGACTCCGCCGCAGTGCTGGCGACCACCCTGGGCGGCGCCTACTACGAGCGTGGAGACCTGGCCCGCGCCGCTCACGTCCTGAGTCGGGTGCTCCAGCAGACCGAGCGCCTCGGATCCCATCGTGCCCGCGGCGGGGCCCTGTGGAACAGCAGCCTCGTGGCCGCGGCCGAGAACCGACTCAACGAGGCGCTGATGCTGGCCGAGCGTGCTCTCGCGATACTCGGTGAGAGCGACAACACCCGCAACCTGGCTCGTCTCAAGGTTGCGTACGCCTGGCTGCAGCTCGAGACGGGTGGCGACGATGTCGAAGCGACCCGGCGACTGCTCCTCCATGCGCAAATCGATCTCCAGGTGGAGGGCTCCGCCGTCGACCTGGCAGCCTGCTTGACCGAGCTGGCCCGCTGCGACCTCCTCATCGGCGACTTCGAGGCCGCGCGCCGGACCGCGACGTCCGCGATCGACCTCCTCCGTCACGCGCCGACCATCGAGGGCGCCCGGGCTCACGCGATCCTGGGGCAGGGGCTAATCCTCTCCGGAGACGTCGGACACGGCGCAGCCGCGATGCGAGCCGCTGCGTTCCAGCTGCAGGACATGGCCGCACGGCGTGAAGCCGCCCGGGTCTGGCGCGATCTCGCCGAGCTCGCCGCGCACGCAGGGGAGACCACTCTCGCGACCGAGGCGATGGAAGCGGCGGCCGCGGCCCTCGGCATCGTGCCTCGCTCCGTGCGCGCCCTGCTCCGCAGGCACGATGCCAGCAACGAGGAGCAGGAAGCCGACTCGAGCCGTCACTGA